A window of Planctomycetota bacterium contains these coding sequences:
- a CDS encoding nucleotidyltransferase family protein, whose amino-acid sequence MSINRAIAAVQQVRQRLFAVTTALENEEIPYAVIGGNAVAAHVATVDEAGVRNTRDVDVVLHWDDLRRASEALAAAGFIQYEGKAGISFHDRSEPKPRFDVDLVRAGVSIDPQLRIVHPGPKNFDRLSGMRVLPLIDLVTVKLGQHRIVDRVHVRDMIDIGLIDETWLDRLQPELAARLKELLDDPHG is encoded by the coding sequence ATGAGCATCAACCGGGCTATCGCGGCCGTTCAACAGGTCCGACAGCGGCTTTTTGCAGTCACGACAGCACTCGAAAACGAAGAGATTCCGTACGCCGTGATCGGCGGTAATGCCGTCGCAGCTCACGTCGCGACAGTCGATGAGGCTGGTGTCCGCAACACGCGGGACGTCGACGTCGTACTGCACTGGGACGACCTGCGTCGAGCCTCGGAGGCTCTGGCAGCTGCTGGGTTCATTCAGTACGAGGGAAAAGCGGGCATCTCGTTTCACGATCGTTCGGAGCCGAAGCCACGCTTCGACGTGGACCTCGTGCGGGCTGGAGTGTCGATCGACCCACAGCTTCGAATCGTCCATCCTGGTCCGAAGAACTTCGATCGTCTTTCAGGGATGCGGGTGCTTCCCCTGATCGACCTCGTCACCGTCAAGCTCGGGCAGCATCGCATCGTCGACCGCGTCCACGTCCGCGACATGATCGACATTGGCTTGATCGACGAGACCTGGCTCGATCGTCTCCAGCCCGAATTGGCTGCACGCCTTAAAGAGCTCCTGGACGACCCGCACGGCTAG
- the recN gene encoding DNA repair protein RecN: protein MLRELHILNLAVIAEARVELVGGLNCFTGATGAGKSFVIGAVNVLLGLKGAADLLRKGSEEGHVTGVFELSDTSLDAVRQIVDLPLTDAEEDGLIVQRRLFKTGRTRVSLNGNPITRDQLKAVGERLVDVHGQHDSAFLLKPANQLDVLDAFAGIDRSPYRKTFDDLQQARRRLADLDRDRESREQALELYRFQLNELEAAELDPAEFEQLQSRAGVLENLEQLKTDSAETQSELYDADGSIVDRLKTITRTLDDLGSLDAAVLPIAENVRNGTIQLEEAARDLSRYLDKLDLDPAELAEVNERLTAVHRVLHKYGGTMENALATQRDLAAKIAKLAGQSTDFGTLREQIAPLEQQLQKRAAELRKKRQRAAKKLGPVIDEQLAELGMEKARFRVDLVALPEPGPSGSDAVEFVTQLNPGLDPQPLRQVASGGELSRILLAIKQVLAEEDKVSVLVFDEIDANVGGRLASVVGHKLRKLADRHQVLCIPHLPQIASYADRHLVVEKHQADDTNTTVRLMEGKDRLEELASMIGGKSITKTTRAQAKELLDFARAEFAVAST, encoded by the coding sequence GTGCTTCGCGAACTGCACATCCTCAACCTCGCGGTCATTGCCGAGGCTCGGGTCGAGCTGGTCGGCGGGCTCAACTGCTTCACCGGTGCAACGGGTGCCGGCAAGAGCTTTGTCATCGGCGCGGTCAACGTCCTACTGGGTCTGAAGGGTGCGGCGGACTTGCTGCGGAAAGGGTCTGAAGAGGGCCACGTCACCGGTGTGTTTGAACTGTCGGACACCAGCCTCGACGCGGTCCGCCAGATCGTCGACCTGCCGCTGACCGACGCGGAAGAGGACGGCCTAATCGTCCAGCGGCGCCTCTTCAAGACCGGACGGACACGTGTCAGCCTCAACGGCAACCCGATCACGCGCGACCAGCTCAAGGCCGTCGGCGAACGCCTTGTCGACGTTCACGGCCAACACGACTCAGCCTTCCTGCTCAAGCCGGCGAATCAACTCGACGTTTTGGACGCCTTCGCCGGCATCGACCGGTCGCCGTATCGCAAGACATTCGACGATCTGCAGCAGGCCCGCCGACGACTGGCTGATCTGGACCGCGACCGCGAGTCGCGCGAGCAGGCTCTGGAGCTCTACCGGTTTCAGCTGAACGAATTGGAAGCGGCCGAGTTGGACCCGGCGGAGTTCGAGCAGCTTCAGTCGCGCGCCGGCGTGCTGGAAAACCTCGAGCAGCTCAAGACCGACTCGGCCGAGACGCAGTCCGAGCTCTACGACGCAGACGGCTCGATCGTCGATCGGCTCAAGACGATCACCCGCACCCTTGACGATCTCGGCAGCCTCGACGCTGCCGTCCTTCCGATCGCAGAGAACGTCCGCAACGGCACGATTCAGCTGGAAGAAGCCGCTCGCGACCTGAGCCGCTACCTCGACAAGCTCGATCTCGACCCGGCCGAGCTAGCGGAGGTCAACGAGCGACTGACGGCCGTCCATCGCGTCCTGCACAAGTACGGCGGGACGATGGAGAACGCGCTCGCCACGCAGCGTGACCTCGCCGCGAAGATCGCAAAGCTGGCAGGCCAGTCGACCGACTTCGGCACACTTCGAGAGCAGATCGCCCCACTCGAGCAGCAGCTTCAGAAGCGTGCGGCGGAGTTGCGGAAGAAGCGGCAGCGTGCGGCGAAGAAGCTCGGGCCGGTGATCGACGAGCAGCTCGCCGAACTCGGCATGGAAAAGGCTCGCTTCCGCGTCGACCTTGTCGCCCTGCCCGAGCCGGGACCGAGCGGCAGCGACGCCGTCGAGTTCGTCACGCAGCTCAACCCCGGCCTCGACCCACAGCCGCTGCGTCAGGTCGCCAGCGGTGGCGAGCTGTCGCGCATCCTGCTGGCCATCAAGCAGGTGCTAGCCGAGGAGGACAAGGTCAGCGTGCTGGTCTTCGACGAAATCGACGCCAACGTCGGCGGCCGGCTCGCCAGCGTCGTCGGCCACAAGCTCCGCAAGCTCGCCGACCGCCACCAAGTCTTGTGCATCCCGCACCTGCCGCAGATTGCCAGCTACGCCGACCGGCACCTCGTGGTCGAGAAGCACCAGGCCGACGACACCAACACGACCGTTCGGCTGATGGAGGGCAAGGACCGTCTCGAAGAACTCGCCAGCATGATCGGCGGCAAGTCGATCACGAAGACAACCCGGGCCCAGGCGAAGGAGCTGCTCGACTTCGCCCGAGCAGAGTTCGCCGTGGCTAGCACGTGA
- the metG gene encoding methionine--tRNA ligase subunit beta — MSDTAPPTETPEPTGKPEITIDDFLKLDLRVATVKTCEPHPNADKLLKLQLDDGTPEGRQICAGLRGIYEPEDLVGKQIVVVANLAPRKMRGEISQGMLLAARDASHETVVVVGPHGSIEAGASVG, encoded by the coding sequence ATGAGCGACACCGCACCACCGACCGAGACGCCCGAACCGACTGGCAAGCCCGAGATCACCATCGACGACTTTCTGAAGCTCGACCTGCGCGTCGCGACGGTCAAGACGTGCGAACCACATCCGAACGCCGACAAGCTTCTCAAGCTCCAGCTCGACGACGGCACGCCCGAAGGCCGACAGATTTGCGCCGGGCTGCGGGGCATCTACGAGCCCGAAGATCTCGTCGGCAAGCAGATCGTCGTCGTCGCCAACCTCGCACCACGCAAGATGCGCGGCGAAATCAGCCAGGGCATGCTCCTCGCCGCCAGAGACGCCAGCCACGAGACCGTGGTCGTCGTCGGGCCACACGGTTCGATCGAGGCGGGAGCGTCCGTCGGCTGA
- a CDS encoding glycosyltransferase family 2 protein: protein MASLAERASVDVVIPAWNEEASIGRVIEALPPQWHRRVVVADNNSTDATALVARDAGATVVAAPRQGYGSACLAALAEVAKDPPQAVAFIDADFSDHPEQLGEVVGPAVSGEADLVLASRMLVKQPKGALLPQAIFGNKLSCFLIKRLYGVTFTDLGPFRCVSWDALERMNMQDPTFGWTVEMQVKAAKLGLRCREIPARYRPRIGTSKITGTIRGTFKAGTKILWVIFSSAVRRKL, encoded by the coding sequence ATGGCATCTCTTGCAGAACGGGCCTCGGTCGATGTCGTCATTCCGGCTTGGAACGAAGAGGCGAGCATCGGGCGGGTCATCGAGGCCCTGCCGCCGCAGTGGCACCGGCGCGTCGTCGTGGCCGACAACAACTCGACGGACGCAACGGCCCTGGTCGCCAGAGACGCGGGTGCGACCGTCGTTGCCGCACCGCGACAGGGCTACGGCTCTGCCTGCCTGGCCGCGTTGGCGGAGGTCGCCAAGGACCCGCCGCAGGCTGTCGCATTCATCGATGCCGATTTCAGCGACCATCCAGAGCAGTTGGGCGAAGTCGTCGGGCCTGCGGTCTCCGGCGAGGCCGACCTTGTTTTGGCCAGCCGAATGCTCGTCAAACAGCCCAAAGGTGCCCTTTTGCCTCAGGCCATCTTCGGCAACAAGCTCTCGTGCTTCCTGATCAAGCGGCTCTACGGCGTGACGTTCACCGACCTCGGACCCTTCCGCTGCGTGTCGTGGGACGCACTGGAACGCATGAACATGCAAGACCCGACGTTCGGCTGGACCGTTGAGATGCAGGTCAAGGCCGCGAAGCTCGGGTTGCGGTGCCGCGAGATTCCCGCCCGGTATCGCCCTCGCATCGGCACGAGCAAAATCACCGGCACCATCCGCGGCACCTTCAAAGCCGGCACGAAGATCCTCTGGGTCATCTTCAGCAGTGCGGTCCGACGCAAGCTGTAG
- a CDS encoding type II secretion system protein gives MYTSRSAPQRPGFTLVELLVVIGIIALLVGILLPTLSQARVSGQQVVCASNLRQLGVGISLYADDNKEWFPQSSHDHLHGIIPAWTQAGVPLELNSWIHTMREYIANVDEVRVCPAHQSADKLLETTQTAVLPDGETVELGLGTAYLFNYYLITEFQQQPSGSLVPVTVADWRRRIALENPVDTIVLMEASEVDVAKLNETNEDFDHTDADRWFTSSNEANWAQILSEVSPDRHVTNRSERNDAGRANYLFADTHVAPIEAAAIRRQVFDRFDFSMPPNDRVSAFFP, from the coding sequence GTGTACACATCCCGCTCTGCCCCACAACGTCCTGGTTTCACGCTCGTCGAGCTGCTGGTCGTCATTGGGATCATTGCGTTGCTCGTCGGCATCCTGTTGCCGACGCTCAGCCAGGCCCGCGTGTCTGGCCAGCAGGTGGTGTGTGCCAGCAATCTCCGTCAGCTGGGCGTTGGCATCAGCCTCTACGCAGACGACAACAAGGAGTGGTTCCCTCAGTCGAGCCACGATCACCTGCACGGCATCATCCCCGCTTGGACACAAGCCGGCGTGCCGCTGGAGTTGAACTCGTGGATTCACACGATGCGGGAGTACATCGCGAACGTCGACGAAGTCCGTGTCTGTCCGGCCCACCAGTCGGCGGACAAGCTTCTGGAAACGACACAGACTGCGGTGCTTCCGGACGGTGAGACGGTCGAGCTCGGTCTCGGCACGGCTTACTTGTTCAACTACTACTTGATCACGGAGTTCCAGCAGCAGCCGAGTGGTTCGCTCGTCCCGGTCACGGTCGCCGACTGGCGCCGCCGGATCGCTCTTGAGAATCCGGTCGACACGATCGTGCTCATGGAGGCGAGTGAAGTCGACGTTGCCAAGCTCAACGAGACCAACGAGGACTTTGATCACACGGACGCGGATCGGTGGTTCACTTCGTCGAACGAGGCGAACTGGGCCCAGATTCTCTCGGAAGTCTCGCCTGACCGGCATGTCACCAACCGGTCGGAGCGAAACGACGCGGGACGAGCGAACTACCTGTTCGCCGACACGCACGTTGCACCCATCGAGGCTGCGGCGATCCGACGTCAGGTCTTTGATCGCTTCGACTTTTCGATGCCGCCCAACGACCGCGTGAGCGCGTTCTTCCCCTGA
- a CDS encoding choice-of-anchor M domain-containing protein, with the protein MRATASTIFAIAGLTAATASADSLRLSSPVYTLTFGVDAPTPGFDPIDAEHIDFNAVYQSGGTFVPTYEPIGGLPAGTPANNSLIVNGNSQINVPSGGFPSSFDFIGATPGESIWLIPQAAPSPFDRLWFGLGNEEVSPEARQELISWSPNDPRLSPIELPWIEFRLRDVRAPSSAGQFSAYQSGGGNLTTWMATTDGIGDEDAIWVQEGAHGHYNFAFTEQGVWEIDLQVFTETNLERLAGDADLDGDVDLADFGRLRAGFGTFTDWSQGDFDGDGTVTLADFGLLRANFGQPGQIAALDAWYTTVVPEPSAAAFAAGFLLLARRRRRDTAPVFRRH; encoded by the coding sequence ATGAGAGCAACTGCTTCCACCATTTTCGCGATCGCCGGACTCACCGCCGCCACTGCGTCTGCGGACTCGCTGAGGCTGTCGAGCCCGGTCTACACGCTGACCTTCGGAGTTGATGCGCCGACGCCCGGCTTCGATCCGATCGACGCGGAACACATCGACTTCAACGCCGTGTACCAGTCCGGCGGGACGTTCGTCCCGACCTACGAGCCCATCGGCGGGCTTCCCGCAGGCACACCTGCCAACAACAGCCTGATCGTCAACGGCAACTCGCAGATCAACGTTCCGTCAGGCGGCTTCCCGTCGTCGTTCGACTTCATCGGCGCGACGCCCGGCGAGTCGATTTGGCTTATTCCCCAGGCAGCACCCAGCCCGTTCGACCGGTTGTGGTTCGGCCTTGGCAACGAGGAAGTGTCGCCCGAAGCACGCCAGGAACTGATCAGCTGGAGTCCCAACGACCCTCGGCTTTCACCGATCGAACTGCCGTGGATCGAGTTCCGACTTCGTGACGTGCGTGCCCCATCGTCGGCCGGGCAGTTCTCCGCCTACCAGTCCGGCGGCGGCAACCTGACCACTTGGATGGCGACCACCGACGGCATCGGCGATGAGGATGCCATCTGGGTCCAGGAAGGCGCCCACGGCCACTACAACTTTGCGTTCACCGAACAGGGCGTCTGGGAGATTGACCTTCAGGTCTTCACCGAAACCAACCTCGAACGCCTCGCCGGCGACGCCGACCTGGACGGCGACGTCGACCTCGCAGACTTTGGCCGGCTTCGCGCTGGCTTTGGCACCTTCACCGACTGGTCGCAGGGCGACTTCGACGGTGACGGCACCGTGACCCTGGCAGACTTCGGTCTGCTCCGTGCGAACTTCGGCCAACCGGGCCAGATCGCCGCTCTCGACGCGTGGTACACCACCGTCGTTCCCGAACCTTCGGCCGCGGCGTTCGCGGCTGGATTTCTTCTGCTCGCTCGGCGACGCCGACGAGACACCGCTCCCGTCTTCCGGAGACATTGA
- a CDS encoding choice-of-anchor M domain-containing protein, with translation MHKSTITAAAVVALSASTAFGQAFLDAGHFDLEIETEIEGNVVEEVKFAIKNKDFPASPFLEEYEPDEAFLVPTSFRTQSGALGGIADGASVFFVPEVQDPATLWLGLASDDTPLGVLENDQYEVELVGFTGPAGGTFVASQDDGFGGNTIFIDTSDGIANDSILIAPVGDNHYEYAFDTLGKYELTFRASATTTSAFGGSPISATGTYTFFVPEPATAGLFGIAAMVGLRRRR, from the coding sequence ATGCATAAGTCCACCATCACTGCCGCGGCTGTTGTCGCGCTTTCCGCTTCCACGGCCTTCGGCCAGGCGTTCCTCGACGCCGGTCACTTCGATCTCGAGATTGAGACCGAGATCGAGGGCAACGTCGTTGAGGAGGTCAAGTTCGCCATCAAGAACAAGGACTTCCCGGCCAGCCCGTTCCTCGAAGAGTACGAGCCGGACGAGGCCTTCCTGGTCCCGACCAGCTTCCGCACGCAGAGCGGCGCACTCGGCGGCATCGCCGACGGCGCCAGCGTCTTCTTCGTTCCTGAGGTTCAGGACCCGGCCACGCTGTGGCTCGGCCTGGCCAGCGACGACACGCCGCTGGGCGTTCTTGAGAACGACCAGTACGAGGTCGAGCTGGTCGGCTTCACCGGTCCCGCCGGCGGCACCTTCGTCGCCAGCCAGGACGATGGCTTCGGTGGCAACACCATCTTCATCGACACCAGCGACGGCATCGCCAACGACTCGATCCTGATCGCACCGGTCGGCGACAACCACTACGAGTACGCGTTCGACACGCTCGGCAAGTACGAGCTGACCTTCCGCGCCTCGGCCACGACGACGTCGGCGTTCGGCGGCTCGCCCATCTCGGCGACCGGCACGTACACCTTCTTCGTCCCTGAGCCCGCGACGGCCGGCCTGTTCGGCATCGCAGCGATGGTCGGCCTGCGCCGCCGCCGCTAA
- a CDS encoding chloroperoxidase, translating to MNDWKLAKLSAAPMCVVLAASPAAADLVLDWNALACDVLVADTELQNPGMASRNLAMLNLALHDGLALTTPSFGSSFYGYGSTASALGQTADRNVAMAAAAHTVMAGSYVGHTSMMSPLLDQTLAATPDGLGKTDGLALGQLIGNSILANRANDGWDTSVQYTHTNEPGHWQPDPVNPGQEAWGPAWGSVATFALSSPSSFAPPAMPDLTSQEYADAFNEVRSLGSVDSTTRTDEQTEIGLFWAYDREGMGTPMRLYNQALSTIAVQEGNTLEENAELFAKAAVATADAGVVAWRSKFEHDFWRPVTGIREADTDGNPLTVADPDWTPLGAPDDDGGVGFTPPFPTYLSGHATFGGAIFGALQEFYGTDDISFLLASEELGGLERSFDSFSEAMAENGRSRVYLGIHWNFDDTEAQIVGDNIAAAVFASPFVAIPEPTFGIAVFCAAGLLVRRRRN from the coding sequence ATGAACGACTGGAAACTCGCAAAGTTGTCTGCTGCGCCGATGTGCGTCGTTCTCGCCGCTTCGCCGGCGGCAGCGGACTTGGTTCTCGACTGGAACGCGCTCGCGTGCGACGTCCTCGTCGCTGACACCGAACTGCAGAACCCCGGCATGGCCAGCCGCAATCTGGCAATGCTGAACCTGGCACTGCACGATGGTCTGGCCCTCACGACGCCGAGCTTCGGCAGCTCCTTTTACGGCTACGGCTCCACTGCTTCGGCCCTTGGACAGACGGCCGATCGCAATGTCGCGATGGCCGCCGCAGCCCACACGGTCATGGCCGGCAGCTACGTCGGACACACGAGCATGATGAGTCCGCTGCTCGATCAGACCCTTGCCGCCACGCCCGACGGCCTCGGGAAAACCGACGGCCTCGCACTCGGCCAGCTCATCGGCAACAGCATTCTCGCCAACCGTGCCAACGACGGCTGGGACACGTCCGTTCAATACACGCACACCAACGAGCCCGGACACTGGCAGCCCGATCCGGTCAACCCGGGTCAGGAAGCCTGGGGCCCGGCCTGGGGCAGCGTCGCAACGTTTGCCCTGTCATCGCCGTCAAGTTTCGCCCCGCCGGCCATGCCGGACCTGACAAGCCAGGAGTACGCCGACGCGTTCAACGAGGTGAGATCGCTGGGCAGCGTCGACTCGACGACACGCACCGACGAGCAGACCGAGATCGGGCTCTTCTGGGCGTACGACCGCGAAGGCATGGGCACGCCAATGCGTCTGTACAACCAGGCGTTGTCGACGATCGCCGTCCAGGAAGGCAACACGCTCGAAGAGAACGCCGAGCTGTTCGCCAAGGCGGCCGTGGCGACGGCGGACGCGGGTGTGGTCGCGTGGCGAAGCAAGTTCGAGCACGACTTCTGGCGCCCGGTCACCGGCATTCGAGAGGCCGACACCGACGGCAATCCGCTGACGGTCGCCGATCCGGACTGGACGCCGCTCGGTGCGCCCGATGACGACGGCGGCGTCGGGTTCACGCCGCCCTTCCCGACGTACCTGTCCGGCCATGCAACGTTCGGCGGTGCGATCTTCGGTGCTTTGCAGGAGTTCTACGGCACCGACGACATCAGCTTCCTCCTCGCCAGCGAAGAGCTCGGCGGCCTGGAGCGGAGCTTCGACAGCTTCAGCGAAGCGATGGCCGAGAACGGGCGGAGCCGGGTTTACCTTGGCATCCACTGGAACTTCGACGACACCGAAGCCCAGATCGTCGGCGACAACATCGCTGCGGCGGTGTTCGCGTCGCCGTTCGTTGCGATACCAGAGCCCACCTTTGGCATCGCAGTGTTCTGTGCGGCGGGTCTGCTGGTGCGTCGACGACGGAACTGA
- a CDS encoding PEP-CTERM sorting domain-containing protein (PEP-CTERM proteins occur, often in large numbers, in the proteomes of bacteria that also encode an exosortase, a predicted intramembrane cysteine proteinase. The presence of a PEP-CTERM domain at a protein's C-terminus predicts cleavage within the sorting domain, followed by covalent anchoring to some some component of the (usually Gram-negative) cell surface. Many PEP-CTERM proteins exhibit an unusual sequence composition that includes large numbers of potential glycosylation sites. Expression of one such protein has been shown restore the ability of a bacterium to form floc, a type of biofilm.) translates to MTAAMADEVFFPDFILTPGTYNDDTSLDRRYAGVNTVGGPLIAEFGSFRLDGSPDPTISVSTGDTLVITFRPEPGNRFVLDSPGLFALNFGTTGTTQSNVIKGNADVTLDDPDLEAIVIGHTRPGGTPSDKPFTRDFLGDTSTSTVPFASVFVSGRTNESDELRVNFSTALGGSAMSLNGPNEPIEFDAIEIRRTIGNGIGTDLSNPFFPLPIDLGPQTWEIGTDIDFLRFYTQKQGQDGGLSVVPIVPEPATGALAATVLGGLTLRRRRSPNPSK, encoded by the coding sequence GTGACGGCCGCAATGGCTGATGAGGTCTTCTTCCCAGACTTCATCCTCACACCCGGCACGTACAACGACGACACGTCGCTCGACCGTCGCTATGCGGGCGTGAACACCGTCGGCGGCCCGCTGATCGCGGAGTTCGGCAGCTTTCGCCTCGATGGCTCGCCCGACCCGACCATTTCCGTCAGCACGGGCGACACGCTGGTCATCACGTTCCGGCCCGAGCCGGGCAATCGCTTCGTGCTCGACTCGCCGGGCCTCTTTGCTCTGAACTTCGGGACGACCGGCACCACGCAATCCAACGTGATCAAGGGAAACGCCGACGTCACACTCGACGACCCGGACTTGGAAGCAATCGTCATTGGCCACACACGCCCAGGCGGCACGCCGAGCGACAAACCCTTCACGCGCGACTTCCTCGGCGATACGAGCACCTCGACCGTGCCGTTCGCAAGCGTTTTTGTCAGCGGCAGGACAAACGAGTCCGACGAACTTCGCGTCAACTTCAGTACCGCGCTTGGCGGATCTGCCATGTCGCTCAACGGCCCCAACGAGCCGATTGAGTTCGACGCCATCGAGATTCGCCGCACGATCGGCAACGGCATCGGAACCGACCTGTCCAACCCGTTCTTCCCGCTGCCGATCGATCTCGGCCCGCAGACGTGGGAGATCGGTACCGACATCGATTTCCTCCGCTTCTACACCCAAAAGCAAGGCCAAGACGGCGGCCTGTCGGTCGTGCCGATTGTTCCCGAGCCCGCCACCGGTGCTCTCGCCGCAACGGTGCTCGGCGGACTCACGCTGCGTCGCCGGCGGTCGCCGAATCCGTCGAAGTGA
- a CDS encoding PhoH family protein — translation MAQRDSTALKPAEFTADGRAGLVGESVKTFVLDTNVLLHDPGALFVFDEHDVVIPFEVIEELDTFKSRNDETGRAARETIRHLDSFRQRGVLADGVDVIHPTTGERGGKLQVILDTNGIDVPGLREPTADNHIIRCSIKMQHLGKRSVFVSKDIAARIKAHAMGVPVEDYENKKVNFDGLYTGYREHQAPSELIDAVFHSDEPVEIDRLELENLHANEFVLLHNLDNPTHTALVRVGPEGQTLMPVKPLRRHVYGILPRNLQQQIALDLLLDDEVRLVSLIGQAGTGKTLLALAAGMQRVVSDGRYTKLLAARPIMPMGRDIGYLPGDKDEKLGAWMQPIFDNLTYLLGGRVHHGGDDKAADHKQQMKGAESRVETLMRDGTVVLEPLTYIRGRSIPEQFMIVDEAQNLTPHEIKTIASRVGEGTKLVFTGDPTQIDNPYLDASSNGLTYLVEKLKGRGLVGHVTLAKSERSELASLAAEAL, via the coding sequence ATGGCCCAACGCGACAGCACCGCTCTGAAGCCCGCCGAGTTCACCGCAGATGGCCGTGCGGGGCTGGTCGGCGAGAGCGTCAAGACGTTCGTCCTCGACACCAACGTGCTCCTGCACGATCCGGGTGCGCTCTTCGTCTTCGACGAGCACGACGTGGTCATTCCGTTCGAGGTCATCGAAGAGCTCGACACGTTCAAAAGCCGGAACGACGAAACCGGCCGGGCGGCTCGCGAGACGATCCGCCACCTCGACAGCTTCCGACAGCGCGGCGTGCTGGCGGACGGCGTGGATGTCATCCACCCGACCACCGGCGAACGCGGCGGCAAGCTGCAGGTCATCCTCGACACCAACGGCATCGACGTGCCCGGCCTGCGCGAACCGACGGCCGACAATCACATCATCCGCTGCAGCATCAAGATGCAGCACCTGGGCAAGCGGTCCGTCTTCGTCTCCAAGGACATCGCCGCCCGCATCAAGGCCCACGCGATGGGCGTGCCCGTCGAAGACTACGAAAACAAGAAGGTCAACTTCGACGGCCTCTACACCGGCTATCGCGAGCACCAGGCCCCGTCAGAGCTCATCGACGCCGTCTTCCACAGCGACGAGCCGGTGGAGATCGATCGTCTGGAGCTAGAGAACCTGCACGCCAACGAGTTTGTTCTGCTGCACAACCTGGATAACCCGACGCACACGGCGCTGGTTCGCGTCGGCCCCGAGGGCCAAACGCTGATGCCGGTGAAGCCGCTGCGTCGCCACGTCTATGGCATCCTGCCACGCAACTTGCAGCAGCAGATCGCGCTCGATCTGCTGCTGGATGACGAAGTCCGGCTAGTCAGCCTGATTGGTCAGGCCGGCACGGGCAAGACGCTGCTCGCGTTGGCGGCTGGCATGCAGCGCGTCGTCAGCGACGGCCGGTACACCAAGCTCCTCGCGGCTCGGCCGATCATGCCGATGGGTCGCGACATCGGCTACCTGCCGGGCGACAAGGACGAGAAACTCGGTGCCTGGATGCAGCCGATCTTCGACAACCTCACGTACCTCCTGGGCGGCCGAGTCCACCACGGCGGGGACGACAAGGCGGCCGACCACAAGCAGCAGATGAAGGGTGCCGAGAGCCGAGTCGAGACCCTCATGCGCGACGGCACGGTGGTTCTTGAGCCGCTGACGTACATCCGCGGACGGAGCATTCCCGAGCAGTTCATGATTGTCGACGAAGCGCAGAACCTCACGCCGCACGAGATCAAGACCATCGCCAGTCGCGTCGGCGAAGGCACGAAGCTCGTCTTCACCGGCGACCCGACGCAGATCGACAATCCGTACCTCGACGCCAGCAGCAACGGTCTGACGTATTTGGTCGAGAAGCTCAAGGGTCGTGGACTCGTCGGGCACGTGACGCTGGCCAAGAGCGAGCGCAGCGAACTGGCCAGCCTTGCGGCCGAGGCGTTGTGA